One Pseudomonas sp. FP1742 genomic window carries:
- a CDS encoding VOC family protein — MSHPNFVSPDLIRQRFSKAMSDMYREEVPLYGALMELVEQTNRHVLDSDPQIARQLHSTGEIQRLDLERHGAIRVGTAAELATLARLFAVMGMQPVGYYDLTPAGVPVHSTAFRAVHEAALQVSPFRVFTSLLRLELIEDTELRAFAQSVLDQRSIFTPAALTLIERAETQGGLTEYEAQDFVAQALETFRWHHSATVTAEQYQQLSAQHRLIADVVAFKGPHINHLTPRTLDIDIVQAQMPAHGITPKAVIEGPPRRHCPILLRQTSFKALDEPIAFTDQAQTRGSHSARFGEIEQRGAALTPKGRALYDRLLNAARDELKEFPNEANAARYNALMTQHFGEFPDTVEEMRQQELAYFRYFVTEKGLAADDLKGASLEDLLRDGYVRVEPLVYEDFLPVSAAGIFQSNLGDAAQTQYGVHSNQQAFEKALGRSTIDELGLYAETQRRSIEECFAALGLKVTD; from the coding sequence ATGAGCCACCCGAATTTCGTCAGCCCTGACCTGATCCGCCAACGCTTCTCCAAAGCGATGTCCGACATGTACCGCGAAGAAGTGCCGCTGTACGGCGCGCTGATGGAATTGGTGGAACAGACCAACCGCCACGTGCTGGACAGCGACCCGCAGATCGCCCGCCAACTGCACAGCACCGGCGAAATCCAGCGGCTGGACCTGGAACGCCACGGTGCGATCCGCGTCGGCACCGCCGCTGAACTGGCGACCCTCGCCCGCTTGTTCGCGGTAATGGGCATGCAGCCGGTGGGCTACTACGACCTGACCCCGGCCGGCGTGCCGGTGCATTCCACCGCGTTCCGCGCCGTGCATGAGGCGGCGTTGCAGGTCAGCCCGTTCCGGGTGTTCACCTCGCTACTGCGCCTGGAACTGATCGAAGACACCGAACTGCGGGCCTTTGCCCAGTCGGTACTGGACCAGCGTTCAATCTTCACCCCGGCCGCGCTGACGCTCATCGAGCGCGCCGAAACCCAGGGAGGGCTGACCGAATACGAGGCGCAGGACTTCGTCGCGCAAGCCCTGGAAACCTTCCGCTGGCACCACAGCGCCACCGTCACCGCCGAGCAGTACCAGCAACTCAGCGCCCAGCATCGACTGATCGCCGACGTGGTGGCCTTCAAAGGCCCACACATCAATCACCTGACACCACGCACCCTGGACATCGATATCGTCCAGGCACAAATGCCCGCCCACGGCATTACCCCCAAAGCGGTGATCGAAGGCCCGCCCCGCCGCCACTGCCCGATTCTGCTGCGTCAGACCAGTTTCAAGGCGCTGGACGAGCCGATTGCGTTTACCGATCAAGCGCAGACGCGCGGCAGCCACAGCGCCCGCTTCGGTGAAATCGAACAGCGCGGCGCAGCGCTCACGCCTAAGGGCCGGGCGCTTTACGACCGTTTGCTCAACGCCGCCCGGGATGAGCTCAAGGAGTTCCCCAACGAAGCCAATGCCGCACGCTACAACGCGCTAATGACGCAGCACTTTGGCGAATTCCCTGACACCGTTGAAGAAATGCGCCAACAGGAACTGGCGTACTTTCGCTACTTCGTGACCGAAAAAGGTCTGGCGGCGGATGATCTGAAAGGCGCGTCGCTGGAGGATTTGCTCCGTGACGGGTATGTGCGGGTAGAACCGCTGGTGTACGAAGATTTCCTGCCGGTCAGTGCGGCGGGGATTTTTCAGTCGAACCTCGGGGACGCGGCGCAAACCCAATATGGTGTGCACTCGAACCAACAGGCGTTCGAAAAGGCGCTGGGACGGTCGACGATTGATGAGTTGGGCTTGTATGCCGAGACGCAGCGGCGATCGATTGAAGAGTGTTTTGCAGCATTGGGCTTGAAGGTTACCGATTAG
- a CDS encoding tellurite resistance TerB family protein produces MSGEDYRCLTWFLPINEDVVMNTSDLLEQLLRAGQGSLSQQGGGAASTQGGLGDLGGLLGGLLGGSAGGGAGGGGLGGLLGGLLGGGSPSGGSSQTRSGGTNYAALASLGMMAFQAYQAWQRSQASAPQQAPRTVDLLSGPEIEDHSHAILRALIAAAKADGRIDDAEKQMISTEIGRHTDDPQLQQWLDDEVARPLDAADVAQSAQDPGMAAEMYLASVMLVDDQQDAERNYLDELAAALKIDPELQLHLEQQAKGGAA; encoded by the coding sequence ATGTCCGGCGAGGACTATCGTTGCCTGACTTGGTTTCTGCCCATCAATGAGGACGTCGTCATGAACACCAGCGATTTGCTTGAGCAATTACTGCGAGCTGGCCAGGGCTCGTTGTCGCAACAAGGTGGTGGTGCGGCGTCGACTCAAGGCGGCTTGGGCGATTTGGGTGGCTTGCTCGGTGGCCTGTTGGGTGGCAGCGCGGGTGGAGGTGCTGGCGGCGGAGGTCTGGGAGGTTTGCTCGGTGGTCTGTTGGGCGGCGGTTCCCCTTCGGGCGGTTCAAGCCAAACGCGCTCGGGCGGCACCAACTATGCGGCGTTGGCCTCTTTGGGGATGATGGCGTTCCAGGCCTATCAGGCATGGCAACGCAGCCAGGCCTCGGCACCCCAACAGGCGCCGCGTACCGTTGATCTGTTGTCCGGTCCGGAAATCGAAGACCACAGCCACGCCATCCTTCGCGCCTTGATCGCCGCCGCCAAGGCCGACGGCCGTATCGACGACGCCGAGAAACAAATGATCAGCACTGAAATCGGCCGCCATACCGACGACCCGCAACTGCAACAATGGCTCGATGACGAAGTCGCCCGGCCGCTGGATGCCGCCGATGTGGCGCAGTCCGCCCAGGACCCGGGCATGGCCGCCGAGATGTACCTGGCCAGCGTGATGCTGGTGGACGATCAGCAGGATGCCGAGCGCAATTATCTGGACGAACTGGCCGCTGCACTGAAGATCGATCCAGAGCTGCAACTGCACCTGGAGCAACAGGCCAAGGGCGGTGCGGCTTAA
- a CDS encoding VOC family protein yields MITPRFILLFVDNPAVSARFYEFLLERKPVEESPTFALFVLDDGYKLGLWSRHTAEPATTVTGGGTELAFPVESAEQVDALFAKWSALGLTMLQTPTELDFGRTFVALDPDSHRLRVFFPH; encoded by the coding sequence ATGATCACTCCCCGTTTCATTTTGCTTTTCGTGGACAACCCCGCCGTCAGTGCACGGTTTTATGAGTTTCTGCTGGAGCGCAAGCCCGTGGAAGAATCGCCGACCTTCGCCCTGTTTGTCCTGGACGACGGCTATAAACTGGGGCTCTGGTCGCGGCATACCGCCGAACCTGCAACGACTGTAACGGGCGGCGGGACCGAGCTGGCGTTCCCGGTGGAGTCTGCCGAACAGGTCGATGCACTGTTTGCCAAGTGGAGCGCTCTCGGGCTGACCATGCTGCAAACACCGACCGAACTCGACTTCGGTCGCACCTTCGTCGCCCTTGACCCGGATAGCCATCGGCTGCGGGTGTTCTTTCCTCATTAA
- the pcsA gene encoding phosphatidylcholine synthase yields the protein MISTVHIARLKAWGAHGFTATGVVTAFLATLALLENQPTNCLLWLGVALIVDGLDGALARKVNVQSVLPSFDGSILDLVIDYLTYVFIPALFIYRYIPLPDYTLLLTVSLILVSSLFCFCNVNMKSTDNYFQGFPAAWNVVALCLYIIDPSPWITLLTVIGLALLTVTRMKFLHPFRVRRFMPINIAVTAIWLLCSLSLVVNHPVINPMVMGLWLLMSAYFLGICIWRTALEWFDGSRLK from the coding sequence GTGATATCCACCGTACACATCGCCAGGCTCAAAGCATGGGGCGCCCATGGTTTTACCGCCACCGGCGTGGTCACAGCCTTTCTCGCGACCCTCGCCCTGCTGGAAAACCAGCCCACCAATTGCCTGCTGTGGCTGGGCGTGGCGCTGATTGTCGACGGGCTGGACGGTGCGCTGGCGCGCAAGGTCAATGTACAGTCGGTGCTGCCGAGTTTCGACGGTTCGATCCTTGACCTGGTGATCGATTACCTGACGTATGTGTTCATTCCGGCGCTGTTCATCTATCGCTACATTCCGTTGCCGGACTACACCCTGCTGCTGACCGTGTCGCTGATTCTGGTGTCGTCGCTGTTTTGCTTCTGCAACGTCAATATGAAAAGCACAGACAATTATTTTCAGGGCTTCCCCGCCGCGTGGAACGTAGTCGCGCTGTGCCTGTACATCATCGATCCGTCGCCGTGGATCACCTTGCTCACCGTCATCGGCCTGGCGCTATTGACCGTGACCCGGATGAAATTCCTGCACCCGTTCCGCGTGCGGCGGTTCATGCCGATCAACATTGCCGTGACGGCCATCTGGTTGCTGTGCAGTTTGTCGCTGGTGGTCAACCATCCAGTGATCAACCCGATGGTCATGGGGCTTTGGTTGCTGATGTCGGCGTACTTCCTGGGGATCTGCATCTGGCGCACGGCGCTGGAGTGGTTCGACGGCTCGCGGCTCAAATAG
- a CDS encoding DUF488 domain-containing protein, translated as MPIHIVRLGSPRTANEGLRLGTVRRPPRGVPKAEFASRDFYDVWQPLLSPSPELVAEAKAAEDAKAWENFKRKFKAEMNHPAPSQLLDLLAALSHQTSLAVGCYCEDEARCHRSVLRELLEARGAKVV; from the coding sequence ATGCCCATCCATATCGTGCGACTCGGTTCACCCCGCACCGCAAATGAAGGCCTGCGCCTGGGCACGGTACGCCGCCCGCCCCGTGGCGTACCGAAGGCCGAATTCGCCAGCCGTGATTTCTATGATGTGTGGCAACCGCTGCTGTCCCCCAGCCCCGAACTGGTGGCCGAAGCCAAGGCGGCAGAAGATGCCAAAGCCTGGGAGAACTTCAAGCGCAAGTTCAAGGCCGAGATGAACCATCCCGCGCCCAGTCAGTTGCTGGACCTGCTGGCCGCCCTCTCCCATCAAACCTCACTGGCCGTTGGGTGTTACTGCGAAGACGAGGCGCGTTGCCACCGGTCCGTATTGCGCGAGCTACTTGAGGCCCGGGGCGCAAAGGTTGTTTAG
- a CDS encoding universal stress protein has translation MSGQSRFMLVASPLMEHSPAFDRAAALAKAEGAALHIVAFDYLEGLATASLVNEKALEQMRLGYIERHRQWLEEQAHPLRKIGVHVTTEVTWVEHPLEEILIHLKEQPMDVLIKALEHQSRLSRLSRLVFTPLDVHLLRECPVPLHFVSHATRALPRKIVAAIDPYHRDDQYKSFNDRILHEASKLASACNAELDVVYAYDLSAISADEFNFYNGSALLSSGQVKTLYDLQEDAFNELAARNGIAPEQRHMVMGNPTKVLTHYAETHDVDVIVMGRIGHRGMGRLIGSTVEHVLYKMPCSVWVVYTESLDE, from the coding sequence ATGTCTGGTCAATCACGCTTCATGCTGGTCGCTTCACCGCTGATGGAACACAGCCCCGCCTTCGACCGGGCGGCGGCGCTGGCCAAGGCCGAGGGTGCGGCCCTGCACATCGTGGCTTTCGACTATCTGGAAGGCCTGGCGACCGCCAGCTTGGTCAACGAAAAGGCCCTGGAACAGATGCGCCTGGGGTACATCGAGCGCCACCGTCAATGGCTTGAGGAGCAGGCGCATCCCTTGCGCAAGATCGGTGTGCACGTCACCACGGAAGTGACCTGGGTCGAACATCCGTTGGAGGAAATCCTGATTCACCTCAAAGAGCAGCCAATGGACGTGCTGATCAAGGCGCTGGAGCATCAATCGCGGCTGTCGCGGCTGTCGCGGCTGGTGTTTACACCCCTCGACGTACATTTGTTGCGTGAATGCCCGGTGCCGCTGCATTTCGTCAGCCATGCCACTCGTGCGTTACCGCGCAAGATCGTCGCCGCGATCGACCCGTATCATCGCGATGATCAATACAAAAGCTTCAACGACCGGATCCTTCACGAAGCGTCGAAACTGGCGAGCGCCTGCAACGCCGAGCTCGATGTGGTCTACGCCTATGACCTTTCAGCCATCAGCGCGGACGAGTTCAACTTCTACAACGGTTCGGCGCTTCTCTCTTCGGGCCAGGTCAAGACCTTGTACGACCTTCAGGAGGATGCGTTCAACGAACTGGCCGCGCGCAACGGCATCGCGCCGGAGCAGCGGCACATGGTCATGGGCAACCCGACCAAGGTGCTGACCCACTACGCCGAGACCCATGATGTGGATGTGATCGTCATGGGCCGGATCGGCCATCGCGGCATGGGCCGGTTGATCGGCAGCACGGTGGAGCATGTGCTGTACAAAATGCCGTGCAGCGTGTGGGTGGTGTACACCGAATCACTGGATGAGTGA
- a CDS encoding class I SAM-dependent methyltransferase yields the protein MSTPIDLTALKNRQMTAWASGDYAVIGTTLQIVGELLAEACDLLCDERVLDVAAGNGNATLAAARRGCKVTSTDYVAKLLERGEDRARAEHLNVTFQVADAEALPFEDASFDAVLSTFGVMFTPDQPKAAAELARVCRPGGRIGLANWTPEGFVGQMFKVLGRHMPPPVGAQPPSNWGSEAWLHSHFDQRDFVLQVTRRLFNFRYRSPAHFIDTFRSWYGPVHKAFATLPPEGAAALENDLTELLKRLNRAGERSLVVPGEYLEVVITRR from the coding sequence ATGAGCACACCCATTGATCTCACCGCCCTGAAAAACCGTCAGATGACTGCGTGGGCCAGCGGTGACTATGCCGTGATCGGCACCACTTTACAGATCGTCGGCGAGCTATTGGCCGAAGCCTGTGACTTGCTCTGTGATGAGCGGGTGCTGGACGTCGCCGCGGGCAACGGTAATGCAACGCTTGCCGCTGCGCGTCGGGGTTGTAAGGTCACGTCCACCGACTATGTGGCCAAGTTGCTTGAACGCGGCGAAGACCGGGCACGGGCGGAACACCTGAACGTGACCTTTCAGGTGGCCGACGCCGAGGCGCTACCTTTCGAGGATGCCAGTTTCGATGCCGTGCTCTCGACCTTTGGGGTGATGTTTACGCCCGATCAACCCAAGGCGGCTGCGGAACTGGCGCGGGTGTGTCGTCCGGGAGGCCGGATCGGCCTTGCCAACTGGACGCCCGAAGGCTTTGTCGGCCAGATGTTCAAGGTCCTGGGGCGCCACATGCCGCCACCCGTAGGGGCGCAACCGCCTTCAAACTGGGGCTCCGAAGCGTGGTTGCACTCGCATTTCGATCAGCGCGACTTCGTGCTTCAGGTGACACGACGCTTATTCAACTTCCGCTATCGTTCGCCCGCCCATTTCATCGATACCTTCCGCAGCTGGTATGGCCCGGTTCACAAGGCCTTCGCCACCCTGCCACCTGAAGGGGCCGCCGCCCTGGAAAACGACCTGACGGAACTGCTCAAGCGCCTGAACCGAGCAGGGGAGCGGTCGCTGGTGGTGCCCGGTGAATACCTGGAGGTGGTGATCACCCGGCGTTGA
- a CDS encoding DUF4242 domain-containing protein, giving the protein MPKFIIERELPGAGALPQQELKAISQKSCDVLRGLGPEVQWQQSYVTGDKIYCVYIAPSEELIREHAKQGGFPINSVSRVMSIIDPTTAE; this is encoded by the coding sequence ATGCCTAAGTTCATTATTGAGCGCGAGCTTCCGGGAGCCGGCGCACTGCCGCAACAGGAACTCAAAGCGATCTCGCAAAAATCCTGCGATGTGTTGCGCGGGTTGGGGCCAGAAGTGCAATGGCAGCAGAGTTACGTCACGGGCGACAAGATTTATTGCGTGTACATCGCGCCGAGCGAAGAGCTCATCAGGGAGCACGCCAAACAAGGTGGCTTTCCGATCAACAGCGTTTCCCGAGTCATGAGCATCATCGACCCCACCACGGCGGAGTAA
- a CDS encoding cytochrome c biogenesis protein DipZ yields MFLIAFLGGILTVLSPCILPVVPFLFAGVKRTRTSILLTLGGMALTFALVSSLAVVSSDWVVQANNTGRHVALIVMVLFALSLISARIGGWLARPFVLLGNRLDPNTRKMSGPLGSVMIGVATGLLWAPCAGPILGVILTGAMLQGANAQTSLLLVAYGLGSALSLGTLIFAGRGLVNRLKPSIPVTGWLRRGAGAGVLVAAAVIATGTDNRLLAGTSSEGVTTVEQQVLETVPKVVDYLVSKVKADSMDAAKGAMPSLSGAVEWLNSPALSNDSLRGKVVLVDFWTYDCINCQHTLPYVKDWAKKYEKDGLVVIGVHTPEYGYERILDNVRDQVQKLGITYPVAIDNNYAIWRAFDNQYWPAHYLIDAKGQVRYSHFGEGRYETQEQMIRQLLEEAKAPAA; encoded by the coding sequence ATGTTTCTCATCGCGTTCCTGGGCGGCATTTTGACCGTCCTCAGCCCGTGCATCCTCCCGGTCGTGCCGTTTCTGTTTGCCGGTGTTAAACGCACACGCACCTCGATCCTGCTCACCCTCGGCGGCATGGCCCTGACCTTCGCCCTGGTCTCCAGCCTGGCCGTGGTCAGCAGCGATTGGGTGGTGCAAGCCAACAACACGGGCCGCCATGTGGCGCTGATCGTGATGGTGCTGTTTGCGCTGTCGCTGATCTCCGCCCGCATCGGTGGCTGGCTGGCGCGGCCGTTCGTGTTGCTGGGCAATCGCCTCGACCCCAACACCCGCAAAATGTCCGGCCCGCTGGGCTCGGTGATGATCGGCGTCGCCACTGGTCTGCTCTGGGCGCCATGTGCCGGGCCGATCCTCGGAGTGATCCTCACCGGCGCCATGCTGCAAGGCGCCAATGCCCAGACCAGCCTGCTGCTGGTTGCGTATGGCCTGGGCAGCGCGTTGTCCCTGGGCACCTTGATCTTCGCCGGTCGCGGCTTGGTCAATCGCTTGAAACCGTCGATTCCGGTCACCGGTTGGCTGCGTCGCGGCGCGGGTGCCGGGGTGTTGGTCGCGGCGGCGGTCATCGCCACCGGAACCGATAACAGACTGCTCGCCGGCACTTCGTCCGAAGGCGTCACGACCGTTGAACAGCAGGTGCTGGAAACCGTGCCGAAAGTGGTCGATTACCTGGTCAGCAAGGTCAAGGCCGACTCGATGGACGCGGCCAAAGGCGCGATGCCGTCACTCTCCGGCGCGGTCGAATGGCTCAACTCGCCGGCGCTGAGTAACGACTCCCTGCGCGGCAAGGTGGTGCTGGTGGATTTCTGGACCTACGACTGCATCAACTGCCAGCACACCTTGCCCTACGTGAAGGACTGGGCGAAAAAATACGAAAAGGACGGCCTGGTGGTGATCGGCGTGCACACCCCTGAATACGGTTACGAACGCATCCTCGACAACGTCCGCGATCAGGTGCAGAAACTCGGTATCACCTACCCGGTGGCGATCGACAACAACTACGCGATCTGGCGCGCCTTCGACAACCAGTACTGGCCGGCTCACTACCTGATCGATGCCAAGGGGCAGGTGCGTTACAGCCACTTTGGCGAGGGTCGGTACGAGACTCAGGAGCAGATGATTCGGCAGCTGTTGGAAGAGGCCAAGGCGCCTGCCGCGTAA